The following proteins are encoded in a genomic region of Mycoplasmopsis columbinasalis:
- the rsmA gene encoding 16S rRNA (adenine(1518)-N(6)/adenine(1519)-N(6))-dimethyltransferase RsmA, which yields MFQEKNKQVFAKKKFGQNFLINQTLIKKIVALIEPANKHLIEIGPGRGALTKMLAPQAQRLTAFEIDPDMKNYLLAQNILNEEQIVLQDFLQTDLNSYKGYEVVGNIPYYITSDILFKLFDYRYCFKKAYLMVQNEVADRLVAKPNTNAYSKLTLTAQHIAKVTKCFKVPSSAFNPMPKVDSAIIMLEFYQDETDNYDQLKEFFKLCFLARRKKLSWALQTKYTSAAIKNTYNILNLNDLTRIQELNLETVLKLYELLNERTND from the coding sequence ATGTTTCAAGAAAAAAATAAACAAGTTTTTGCCAAGAAAAAGTTCGGGCAAAATTTTTTAATTAATCAGACTTTAATTAAGAAAATAGTTGCCTTGATCGAACCGGCGAACAAACACCTCATAGAAATTGGCCCAGGACGCGGTGCTTTGACGAAAATGCTTGCGCCACAGGCTCAAAGGTTAACTGCGTTTGAAATTGATCCTGATATGAAAAATTATTTACTAGCTCAAAACATTTTGAATGAAGAGCAAATTGTGTTGCAGGACTTTTTACAAACAGACTTAAATTCATATAAAGGTTATGAAGTAGTTGGTAATATCCCTTACTATATTACTAGTGATATTTTGTTTAAACTTTTTGATTATCGTTACTGTTTTAAAAAAGCTTATTTGATGGTGCAAAATGAGGTAGCAGATCGTTTGGTAGCTAAGCCAAATACTAATGCTTATTCCAAATTAACGCTTACAGCACAACATATTGCAAAGGTCACTAAGTGTTTTAAAGTTCCTAGTTCGGCGTTTAATCCTATGCCAAAGGTTGATTCAGCAATTATAATGTTAGAATTTTACCAAGATGAAACTGACAATTATGATCAACTCAAAGAGTTTTTTAAACTTTGTTTTTTGGCTCGTCGCAAAAAACTTTCATGAGCGCTGCAAACCAAATATACGTCAGCGGCAATAAAAAATACGTATAATATACTAAATTTAAATGATTTAACAAGAATTCAGGAGTTAAATTTAGAAACAGTGTTGAAACTTTACGAGTTGTTGAACGAAAGGACTAATGATTAA
- a CDS encoding TatD family hydrolase — protein MAIKYVDAHTHPLKCYYKDNYQYCEEAYNKGVAVMMVTGCDPQENEEVLQLCKHFDHTFPVIGIHPTLATGKQDGEILAKQITPEVKAIGEIGLDYYWKNVPREIQIESFDAQIETAKKFNLPVVVHMRDAYEDLYEVIKKRADQVTFMIHTFSGDLYWAKKFYELGCYFSFSGIVTYKNAQKTIEVLEWLPVERILTETDAPYLSPAQKRNEWNDSTNVIYVTTFIAGLKKMPFEKFADQVLKNTKELFKLNVSRKK, from the coding sequence ATGGCAATTAAGTATGTTGATGCACACACCCATCCGTTAAAATGTTACTATAAAGATAATTATCAATATTGCGAAGAAGCCTACAATAAAGGAGTAGCCGTGATGATGGTCACAGGTTGCGACCCGCAAGAAAATGAAGAGGTTTTACAACTTTGCAAACATTTTGATCATACTTTTCCAGTAATAGGAATTCACCCAACGCTTGCAACAGGGAAACAAGATGGTGAAATTTTAGCAAAACAAATCACACCAGAAGTCAAAGCAATTGGCGAAATTGGTTTAGATTATTACTGAAAAAATGTGCCTCGTGAAATTCAAATTGAATCATTTGACGCACAAATTGAAACAGCGAAAAAATTTAATTTACCAGTAGTTGTGCATATGCGTGACGCCTATGAGGATTTATACGAAGTAATTAAGAAACGCGCTGACCAAGTTACTTTTATGATTCACACTTTTAGTGGTGATTTATATTGAGCTAAAAAATTCTATGAATTGGGTTGTTACTTTAGCTTTAGTGGCATTGTAACCTACAAAAATGCGCAAAAAACCATTGAAGTACTGGAATGATTGCCGGTTGAGCGAATTTTGACTGAAACTGACGCACCTTACTTGTCACCGGCACAAAAACGTAACGAATGAAATGATTCAACGAATGTGATTTATGTTACTACTTTTATTGCTGGGTTGAAGAAAATGCCTTTTGAAAAATTTGCTGACCAGGTGCTCAAGAACACGAAGGAACTATTTAAGTTAAATGTTTCAAGAAAAAAATAA
- the mnmE gene encoding tRNA uridine-5-carboxymethylaminomethyl(34) synthesis GTPase MnmE gives MNDTITAISSGGKINQAISIIRISGDQAFAVISKIFSGKIGKNREVTFGNIIDNFHNNTIVDEVLVAWFYGPNTFTGENTVEINCHGGVVVTNQILKLVLANGARLALPGEFSQRSFLNGKMDLIKAQAINDLIHAQTERQTQLALKKFSGVVSQMINSLMKDLMYLIGAIEVNIDYPEYDDVENALGSELLLKLKAFDEKVSVILDKSQTGRLIFEGVKVAILGQPNVGKSSILNCLLEEEKAIVTDEAGTTRDVIEATYQIDGFLFKLIDTAGLRETTQKIEKLGIEKSLDQIAKADIVVHIQQPNAPANQFDAKIIETCQQLHKKRIAVINKSDLLPANFVQEADKIYVSALTQNITDLKNALVNAFDLNSFAESEVISSAREIALIQQAQQNIRDAITTLKNGLDADLTIVDIRRAWANLADISGRADNEDLLDEMFRNFCLGK, from the coding sequence ATGAATGACACAATTACAGCGATAAGTTCGGGCGGAAAAATTAACCAAGCTATTTCAATTATTCGGATTTCTGGTGATCAAGCCTTTGCTGTAATCTCGAAGATTTTTTCTGGAAAAATAGGGAAAAATCGAGAAGTTACTTTTGGAAACATAATTGATAATTTTCATAATAACACCATAGTTGATGAGGTTTTGGTTGCTTGATTTTACGGGCCAAACACTTTCACGGGCGAAAACACAGTGGAAATTAATTGTCATGGTGGCGTTGTTGTTACAAACCAAATTTTGAAATTAGTCTTAGCTAACGGTGCGCGCTTAGCTTTGCCAGGCGAATTTTCACAAAGATCGTTTTTAAATGGCAAAATGGACTTGATTAAAGCTCAAGCAATCAATGATTTAATTCACGCTCAAACTGAACGTCAGACGCAACTGGCGCTCAAAAAATTTTCTGGTGTTGTTTCGCAAATGATTAATTCTTTAATGAAAGATTTGATGTATTTAATTGGTGCAATTGAAGTTAACATTGACTATCCAGAATATGATGATGTCGAAAATGCTCTCGGTTCAGAGTTGTTACTGAAACTTAAAGCTTTCGACGAAAAGGTCAGCGTTATACTGGACAAAAGTCAAACAGGAAGGTTAATTTTCGAAGGTGTCAAAGTCGCGATTTTAGGGCAACCAAATGTTGGGAAGTCATCAATTTTGAATTGTTTGTTGGAAGAAGAAAAAGCAATTGTCACAGACGAAGCAGGTACTACGCGTGATGTCATAGAAGCTACTTACCAAATTGATGGCTTTTTATTCAAACTAATTGATACGGCTGGTTTACGAGAAACCACGCAAAAAATAGAAAAATTAGGTATTGAAAAATCACTTGATCAAATTGCTAAAGCCGACATTGTAGTTCATATTCAACAACCAAATGCGCCAGCCAATCAATTTGATGCAAAAATTATTGAAACTTGTCAGCAATTACACAAAAAGCGTATTGCTGTGATCAACAAAAGCGATCTGTTACCAGCTAATTTCGTGCAAGAAGCAGACAAAATTTATGTGAGTGCCTTGACTCAAAATATTACAGATCTTAAAAATGCTTTAGTTAACGCTTTTGATTTAAATTCTTTTGCTGAGTCAGAGGTAATCTCAAGCGCGCGTGAAATCGCACTTATTCAACAAGCACAACAAAATATTCGCGATGCTATTACAACTTTAAAAAATGGTTTAGATGCAGATCTGACTATTGTTGATATTAGACGAGCATGAGCGAATTTAGCTGATATTAGTGGCCGTGCTGATAATGAAGATTTATTAGATGAAATGTTTAGAAATTTTTGTTTAGGAAAATAA
- a CDS encoding AAA domain-containing protein: protein MNKKQEYKNILSNLLDIKQFDSSIFTNIDNTSYFDFLTTFGKKAVEKIVYDPNFEIELVQNWHDDLKNKVKRINDPFVLINLLRNYEHYELSENREKLIKNNFEFAKNKIIDEIESEFQRQNNKWKKFKVKAEDIFQQSSTWPMHIGYIFVKVLIETKSVYAPLIFKEVSLVKKGSKVFLKSEGDFKLNEKLIFILQQSNFDIDLTNEKIEGKKFPDILEFLNVELGSFLNFHVSLEQVIQKINRFKSEDIKNQKLLEFYGGCVLGLFQPAGGYVRNRMLEILNKAELESILISNTFNINVYKNNINKVIFNPKKSIFKISHTNYSQDRAIVSSLIQNTIIWGPPGTGKSQTIVNVLVNAMLFGRSTVVCSEKKAAIDVIIERLGELKLFTLNLINNSRVASKVSFYEQIEKYLKYVRQFDINKEVKLRPLHFLNQSEVDYLDNLAQIKSWENLDRLQNIFDNFAPVWHLITKEMWEKLVTFDREIKLPNEFNFETANEFQNALLSLNHVKWKTFDKKNRYIKKEAKAMFEMFKQFNWNLNDVLPYFDGLSLDDYEKCDLLINNKTPEHNKRLNDIKLIKAMIALQINEKIQNFSYEENALLTEFSVVVQSKKMPVYNFVKKFAAIIKKMFPVIVVNPDIDLTPWNKEEFDYAIIDESSQLFLEKGLPLLYLAKIKILAGDDQQMKPTNWFSIRISDDNTVYSSVPSLLDYAKGTVGHNILLDKNYRSNYAALMTFSSKEFYNESLDVIDNFSNVSKTPIEVYDIDGKWEDNKNTKEAEFAIDLLLKYLPIYEKIILLCFNSKQQDLIQTIVLEKYSQIEEAMNTRQLIIRNIENIQGDEADLVIATVCYDATTGIHGTYVGRPGGRNALNVAISRAKDKIIVIKSIKSNQVTIFNNDNLDLQTFRNWLAFLELSDEDRKTYVERRLESSSSLSHLENDTFYKKVIFELEQMIKSSNLVLKKNKNIGTIRVDLTIGSEQSDQICFLVDTYEYAGNIDAYLKYLDTIEFIRAKKYNVFHLTRQNWVNLKPVIHEAIRRARVEVDKELCEQEKLNLLEQTSKPDVELTSIWEEEIEN from the coding sequence ATGAATAAAAAGCAAGAATATAAAAATATCTTATCTAATTTACTTGATATTAAGCAATTTGACAGTAGTATTTTCACCAACATTGACAATACTAGTTATTTTGACTTTTTAACTACTTTTGGTAAAAAAGCAGTAGAAAAAATTGTTTATGATCCTAACTTTGAAATTGAATTAGTACAAAATTGACACGATGATTTAAAAAATAAAGTCAAACGCATTAACGATCCATTTGTGCTTATTAATTTACTAAGAAATTACGAACACTATGAACTTAGTGAAAATCGTGAAAAGCTTATCAAAAACAACTTTGAATTTGCTAAAAATAAAATCATCGATGAAATTGAAAGTGAATTTCAACGTCAAAATAACAAGTGAAAAAAATTTAAAGTTAAAGCAGAAGATATTTTCCAACAATCAAGTACTTGACCAATGCATATTGGTTATATTTTTGTGAAAGTTTTAATTGAAACTAAGTCAGTTTATGCGCCTCTAATTTTTAAAGAAGTAAGTCTTGTTAAAAAAGGTTCGAAAGTTTTCCTTAAATCTGAAGGCGATTTTAAACTTAATGAAAAACTAATTTTCATTCTCCAACAGTCAAACTTTGATATTGACTTAACCAACGAAAAAATTGAAGGTAAAAAATTCCCAGACATTCTTGAATTCCTTAACGTTGAGCTTGGTTCATTTTTGAATTTTCACGTCTCTCTTGAACAAGTTATTCAAAAAATTAATCGTTTTAAATCTGAAGATATTAAAAACCAAAAACTTCTTGAGTTTTATGGTGGTTGTGTACTTGGGCTTTTCCAACCAGCAGGTGGTTATGTTCGTAACAGAATGCTTGAAATTTTGAACAAAGCAGAACTTGAATCAATTCTAATTAGTAATACTTTCAACATTAATGTATACAAAAACAATATCAATAAAGTCATTTTCAACCCCAAAAAATCGATTTTTAAAATTTCACACACAAACTACTCGCAAGATCGTGCTATTGTTTCTTCTTTAATTCAAAACACAATTATTTGAGGACCTCCAGGAACTGGTAAGAGCCAAACTATCGTCAATGTTTTAGTTAACGCAATGCTTTTTGGTCGCAGTACTGTTGTTTGTTCTGAGAAAAAAGCTGCTATCGACGTTATCATCGAAAGACTAGGTGAACTCAAACTCTTTACTCTAAATTTAATCAACAATAGTAGAGTAGCATCTAAAGTTTCTTTCTATGAACAAATTGAAAAGTATCTTAAATATGTGCGTCAATTTGATATTAATAAAGAAGTTAAACTTCGTCCGCTACATTTTTTAAACCAAAGTGAAGTAGATTATTTGGATAATTTAGCTCAAATTAAATCTTGAGAAAACCTTGATAGATTGCAAAATATTTTTGATAACTTTGCGCCGGTTTGACACTTAATTACAAAAGAAATGTGAGAAAAATTGGTCACTTTTGACCGTGAAATTAAGCTGCCTAATGAATTTAATTTTGAAACAGCCAACGAATTTCAAAACGCATTACTTAGTCTCAATCATGTAAAATGAAAAACTTTTGATAAAAAGAACAGATACATCAAAAAAGAAGCTAAAGCAATGTTTGAAATGTTCAAACAATTTAACTGAAATTTGAACGATGTGTTACCTTACTTTGATGGTTTAAGTCTTGATGATTATGAAAAATGTGATTTGTTAATTAATAACAAAACTCCGGAACATAATAAAAGATTAAATGACATTAAACTCATTAAAGCAATGATTGCTTTACAAATTAACGAAAAAATTCAGAACTTTTCTTATGAAGAAAACGCCTTACTCACTGAATTTTCTGTTGTGGTGCAGTCGAAAAAAATGCCAGTGTACAACTTTGTTAAAAAATTCGCGGCTATTATTAAAAAAATGTTTCCAGTGATTGTTGTTAACCCAGATATTGACTTGACACCTTGAAACAAAGAAGAATTTGACTATGCAATTATTGACGAATCAAGCCAACTTTTCCTTGAAAAGGGCTTGCCGTTACTCTATTTGGCCAAAATCAAAATTTTGGCAGGTGATGACCAACAAATGAAACCAACTAACTGGTTTAGCATCAGAATTAGCGATGACAATACCGTTTATTCATCAGTGCCATCGTTGTTAGATTATGCCAAAGGAACAGTAGGACACAATATTTTGCTTGACAAAAACTACCGTTCAAACTATGCGGCCTTAATGACATTTAGTTCCAAAGAGTTTTATAACGAAAGCTTAGATGTTATTGACAATTTTAGTAATGTAAGCAAAACTCCAATTGAAGTTTATGACATTGACGGTAAGTGAGAAGATAACAAAAACACTAAGGAAGCAGAATTTGCTATTGATTTATTATTGAAATACTTACCAATTTACGAAAAAATTATCTTATTGTGTTTTAACTCAAAGCAACAAGACTTAATTCAAACTATCGTGCTTGAAAAATATAGTCAAATCGAAGAAGCAATGAATACTCGTCAACTGATTATTCGGAACATTGAAAACATTCAAGGTGATGAAGCTGATTTAGTTATTGCTACAGTTTGTTACGATGCTACTACTGGAATCCACGGAACTTATGTGGGACGTCCTGGGGGGCGCAACGCGCTCAATGTGGCTATTAGTCGTGCTAAAGATAAAATTATTGTTATTAAGTCAATTAAATCCAACCAAGTTACAATTTTTAACAACGACAATTTAGACTTACAAACTTTCCGAAATTGACTTGCTTTTCTTGAACTTTCAGACGAAGATCGTAAAACTTATGTTGAAAGAAGACTCGAATCTAGTTCATCTTTATCGCACCTAGAAAATGACACTTTTTACAAAAAAGTGATTTTTGAACTCGAACAAATGATTAAAAGTTCAAATTTAGTTTTGAAAAAGAACAAAAACATCGGAACAATTCGAGTTGACTTGACAATTGGTTCTGAACAAAGCGACCAAATTTGCTTCCTTGTCGACACTTACGAATATGCTGGAAATATTGATGCTTATTTAAAATACCTTGACACTATTGAATTTATTCGTGCCAAAAAGTACAACGTGTTTCATTTGACTCGCCAAAATTGAGTTAATTTAAAACCGGTTATTCACGAAGCAATTCGCAGAGCAAGAGTAGAAGTTGATAAAGAATTATGCGAACAAGAAAAATTGAACCTTTTAGAACAAACAAGTAAACCAGATGTTGAATTGACATCAATTTGAGAAGAAGAAATTGAAAATTAA
- a CDS encoding DNA cytosine methyltransferase has translation MNFSSIMDISKRTGKTIKSIRREIALGALKAEKQKNKFIINELDFKTWVETLKSDKPGRKIKKSSKQKEVIRKKVDKVNWLEVKEDMKRVDAWQDRGQQKDFFFIDLFTGAGGLSCGLVMAGMTPVGSVEILKPAVETYKYNFSKVRNFEDNITDRDICDPEVKKTLKDSVKGKHIHLIAGGFPCQGFSLAGNRAVTDPRNSLYLEMLEIVKSLKPDFVLMENVKGLRSMLNGKIEEKIIQDYKKIGYDINVTVLNSADYGVPQYRERVIFVGNRINAINYHPKPFLDETNRVTVGDVLAKYLDMPENIEKNHIFANTSDKILEKIRELPIGKSLYKNYSDGWKKVFWDKPSSTVKENHGGVNIHPILNRLMTPRELATLQSFPDDFIFKGAKKWQLVQIGNAVPPLLGKAIGLAILKSYEEVSAEDK, from the coding sequence ATGAATTTTTCTTCCATTATGGACATTTCAAAAAGAACTGGAAAAACCATAAAATCAATCAGACGAGAAATTGCACTTGGAGCTTTAAAAGCTGAGAAGCAAAAAAACAAATTTATTATTAATGAACTTGATTTTAAAACTTGGGTTGAAACTTTAAAATCAGACAAACCAGGAAGAAAAATCAAAAAATCATCGAAACAAAAAGAAGTAATTCGCAAAAAAGTTGACAAAGTGAATTGACTTGAAGTCAAAGAAGATATGAAAAGAGTAGATGCCTGGCAAGATAGAGGGCAACAAAAAGACTTTTTCTTTATTGATTTATTTACAGGAGCAGGTGGCTTGTCGTGTGGACTTGTAATGGCAGGAATGACTCCTGTTGGATCGGTTGAAATACTTAAACCTGCAGTCGAAACATATAAATATAACTTTTCAAAAGTAAGAAATTTCGAAGATAATATTACCGATAGAGATATTTGCGACCCAGAAGTTAAAAAAACACTAAAAGACTCAGTGAAAGGTAAACATATTCATCTTATTGCTGGCGGTTTTCCATGTCAAGGATTTAGCTTAGCTGGTAATCGCGCCGTCACTGATCCTCGAAATTCGTTATATTTAGAAATGCTTGAAATTGTAAAATCTCTTAAGCCTGACTTTGTTTTAATGGAAAATGTTAAGGGTTTAAGATCCATGTTAAATGGCAAGATTGAAGAAAAAATAATTCAAGATTATAAAAAAATTGGTTACGACATCAATGTAACAGTATTAAATAGCGCTGATTATGGAGTGCCTCAGTATCGCGAAAGAGTAATTTTTGTCGGAAATAGAATTAATGCAATTAATTACCATCCCAAACCTTTTTTAGATGAAACTAACAGAGTCACCGTTGGTGATGTTTTGGCAAAATATTTAGATATGCCGGAAAACATTGAGAAAAATCATATTTTTGCAAACACAAGTGACAAAATACTTGAAAAAATTCGTGAATTGCCCATTGGAAAAAGTTTATATAAAAATTATAGTGATGGTTGAAAAAAAGTTTTTTGAGATAAACCTTCGAGCACCGTAAAAGAAAACCATGGCGGTGTTAATATTCACCCTATATTAAATAGGTTAATGACTCCAAGAGAATTGGCGACTTTACAATCATTTCCTGATGACTTTATTTTTAAGGGCGCTAAAAAATGACAATTAGTGCAAATCGGCAACGCTGTGCCACCCTTGCTAGGAAAAGCCATCGGACTAGCAATTTTAAAATCTTATGAAGAAGTATCTGCAGAAGATAAATAA
- a CDS encoding chromate transporter, with product MLYLVVACAVILISLSVFGGGQVFMPMFKWLWELMSGTFGVPITEEHINQVFTISNATPGVVSTKFAFFTGFLLGNQADGSSSWIGYVAMFITYLIFCLPAILIMALAMKYISKFEKKSFMKRVLLLMKPVVAGIIVAVGVQLFLAILLPFFKFNDTNGYWQYNKEFPKAKFFSGWRGIVLYIYAPLNVIVSYILYKKKVSLFVLILASIAISLIIFQPWL from the coding sequence ATGCTTTATTTAGTGGTTGCTTGTGCAGTTATTTTAATTTCACTTTCTGTTTTTGGCGGCGGACAAGTGTTCATGCCTATGTTTAAGTGACTTTGGGAACTTATGTCGGGAACATTTGGTGTGCCAATCACTGAAGAACACATTAATCAAGTTTTTACAATTTCTAACGCTACGCCAGGTGTTGTTTCCACAAAATTCGCCTTTTTTACTGGTTTTTTACTTGGTAACCAAGCAGATGGTTCATCAAGTTGAATTGGATATGTGGCAATGTTTATTACATATTTAATTTTCTGTTTACCAGCAATTTTAATTATGGCTTTAGCAATGAAATACATTAGTAAATTTGAAAAGAAAAGTTTCATGAAAAGAGTTTTATTGTTAATGAAACCAGTTGTGGCAGGCATAATAGTTGCTGTTGGTGTGCAGTTATTTCTTGCGATTTTACTTCCTTTTTTCAAATTTAATGACACTAATGGTTATTGACAATACAACAAAGAGTTTCCTAAAGCAAAATTTTTCAGCGGGTGAAGAGGAATTGTACTTTACATTTATGCGCCGCTAAATGTCATTGTTTCCTATATTCTTTACAAAAAGAAAGTTTCATTATTTGTTTTAATACTTGCAAGTATAGCAATTTCGTTAATAATTTTTCAACCGTGGTTGTAA
- a CDS encoding chromate transporter has translation MNQKSRKTSFWEVFLFVLKITFIGFGGGNALMPVIKNEAVDRKKWLTLEEFDKMVIVTNMLPGPSVIQSISYICIKHFGKFLGSILTLVAILPHVLMAFGLYLGVSKLPLQYLYVIAAGVLTAISGVLFAFGWSYMKSSKNKINTPLWLFLFIFTFAFCFFVPTPYNIPVIVMIAIFFIVGIIEFVLYRKAKKMRSNKNNNNETQNSNNSEVA, from the coding sequence ATGAACCAAAAATCACGTAAAACTTCGTTTTGAGAAGTGTTTTTATTTGTTTTAAAAATTACATTTATTGGTTTTGGCGGCGGTAATGCTTTAATGCCTGTTATCAAAAATGAAGCTGTTGACCGCAAAAAATGACTTACCTTAGAAGAATTTGACAAAATGGTTATTGTTACTAATATGTTGCCTGGACCTTCAGTTATTCAATCAATTAGTTATATTTGTATTAAGCATTTTGGCAAATTTCTTGGTTCGATTTTAACTTTAGTAGCTATTTTGCCTCATGTTTTGATGGCTTTTGGCCTCTATTTAGGTGTTTCAAAATTACCTTTACAATACCTTTATGTTATTGCAGCAGGTGTTTTAACTGCTATTAGTGGTGTTCTTTTTGCTTTTGGTTGATCGTATATGAAAAGTTCAAAAAATAAAATTAACACACCGCTTTGACTGTTTCTTTTCATTTTCACCTTTGCGTTTTGTTTCTTTGTGCCTACCCCATACAACATTCCAGTTATAGTAATGATTGCGATTTTTTTCATCGTCGGTATTATAGAATTTGTGCTTTATCGCAAAGCTAAAAAAATGCGCAGTAACAAAAACAATAATAATGAAACACAAAATTCAAATAACTCTGAGGTGGCATAA
- the rpsI gene encoding 30S ribosomal protein S9 — protein MANIEYRGLGRRKSSTARVILRPGKGKFVINNRDAKDYLTSDLYIQDAEQPLTITETKGTFDITVNVRGGGLSGQAGAIRLGIARALLLASESYRAKLKPEGMLTRDARVKERKKPGLNKARRARQFSKR, from the coding sequence ATGGCTAACATTGAATACCGTGGCTTAGGACGTCGTAAGTCTTCAACAGCACGTGTTATTTTAAGACCTGGAAAAGGTAAATTTGTTATCAATAACCGTGATGCTAAAGATTACTTAACTTCTGATTTATACATTCAAGACGCTGAACAACCTCTTACAATTACTGAAACTAAAGGAACATTCGATATTACTGTTAATGTTCGCGGTGGTGGATTAAGTGGTCAAGCTGGTGCAATTCGTTTAGGTATCGCTCGTGCTTTATTATTAGCTAGTGAATCATATCGTGCTAAGCTTAAACCAGAAGGTATGCTTACTAGAGACGCGCGTGTTAAAGAACGTAAAAAACCAGGTTTGAACAAAGCTCGTCGTGCACGTCAATTCTCAAAACGTTAG
- the rplM gene encoding 50S ribosomal protein L13, producing the protein MRQTTIVNREKANKKWFVVDAEGQVLGRLAAFVASVLRGKTKPTFTPNADMGDNVIIINAEKIVLTAKKEEQKVYYHHSGYPGGLKSITAAKLRVKKPTALVEKAISGMIPHTKLGNKQRKNLFVYAGPTHKHEAQQPERLEVR; encoded by the coding sequence GTGAGACAAACAACCATTGTTAATCGAGAAAAAGCTAATAAAAAGTGATTTGTCGTTGATGCTGAAGGTCAAGTACTTGGTCGTTTAGCTGCTTTCGTTGCTTCTGTATTAAGAGGAAAAACTAAACCAACTTTTACTCCTAATGCGGACATGGGCGATAATGTGATTATTATTAACGCTGAAAAAATTGTTTTAACTGCAAAGAAAGAAGAACAAAAAGTTTATTACCACCACTCAGGTTATCCAGGTGGACTTAAAAGCATCACAGCAGCTAAATTGAGAGTTAAAAAACCAACTGCTTTAGTTGAAAAAGCAATTTCAGGTATGATTCCTCACACCAAATTAGGAAACAAACAACGTAAAAACTTATTTGTTTATGCTGGTCCAACACACAAACACGAAGCACAACAACCAGAAAGATTAGAGGTAAGATAA